In Deltaproteobacteria bacterium, the DNA window GGGAGCGGATCTCCCACAAAGATATGGAAGAACTCTTTGATCTGCTCGCGCGGTTATTGAAGACCTATCTGAGTGAGGAGGAATACCACCGCTACTTTCTTAAAGACAAGAGGTAACTCTTCAGCCCGGGGTTGACGCCCTCCCCCGGATGGAGAGGAGCGAGATCCGGTGCGCCATCGGATCAAATGCCGGGCATGTTCATCTTATTCCAGAAGCGATTGCCTGAGCAGGTTCAGGCTATGGCCGGTCAATCCCGCCGCTTTCTTCAGATAATCCTCAGGAGAGCCGTAGGTCTCGCGGAGATGCCCAAGGAGAGAGACGATGCATTCCCGGGGGGCCGTGAAATAGGGGGAGAGTTTTTGAGGGTCCACACCATAGGCCGCGATCCGCGCATAAACTTTTTTGATCAGATTCGCGATAAAGATGTTTGAGAGCTGGTGATCCTCTATCACCGTCTCCTCAGGAACCCCGAGGGCGAGGAGGATGAGCGCGGCGCAGGTCCCGGCCCGGTCCTTTCCCCCGGTGCAGTGAAAGAGGAGAGGGCGGTTTTCAGGCCGTGTCAGGCGCTGGATGACCTCTCCCCATATATGAGGGAATTCATCCAGGTTCTGGAGATACCCCCTCTTCATAAAGCCCGGTGTGAGCCAGGTATCGTCCCCTTTCTTGATCCGCTCCACAGCACCCACAAAATCAAACTCCCCATGGGTAATGGGTAGATTCAGGTAGGAGAGGGACCTGCTTTGCGGCAGAAGGTCCGGAGATTTTTCTACTTCGTTGAGGGTGCGGAAATCGACTACGAGCCGCAGTCCCAGGCGCTCCACCTTCGCTTGATCCCTCTGGGTGAGCCTTGCCAGACTGTCCGAACGGAAGACCTTCCCCCATCGGATGCGCCGGCCGTCCGTGGTCTCATAGCCTCCCAGATCACGGAAATTGAAAGCCCCTTCCAGGTCCACCTTCCGCTCGGCAATCACGCGTCCCTTTTCGCCGTCGGGCACCACCCGGAAGTAATAGCGGAGATCCGGATTCAATCCGCGGATCTCGGCCCGGGTCGTCCCGGCAACCCTGATGACAGGGTTGAAACCGGAAACGGGTACAGAAGGCGTACTTGCCGAATAAACGGCAACGCCGTGTTCCGGGCGCTCTGTGTCCCAGCATATTCGAACCGAATCCTGCCCCAGCCTTTGGAGGGTGATTCCGGATATGACGGATAATTGTTTTTTCAATACCGCTGAACAGGTGTGTTTCCGCACCCTTCCTTCCCGTAAGTTGACACAGGCTTTAAGGCAAAGAAGGCGCTAAGTCAAGACCAATTGTCTGCATGAGCGTATTTGGGCGCCGAGCAATGTGTTTCCATTTTAATGTCTCGCCCCGGAGCGGGAGAAAGCGACCCTTACGCACTTATGGATAAGGCACCAACTTCCCCCATGGCGCAGATAAGTTTCAGACTTAGACCCTTATTCCCTGGTCTTCTGTCATGAAAAACAAGAAAAAATGGCCATCCTTCCACTGCATGCTCAGCCTTCCGTCATTCCGGCACGATTCCAGCCGGAATCCAGAAATACGGGGGACTGGATTCCGGCCAAGGGCATGCCGGAATGACGGGACAGTACAGAGCCGTTTTGGTTGCTGGTATCCGCTTTAGATTCTCATATCCCGTTTATCTCATCCAGGAAGTGGATATCCGGATTTATGCAGTTTGACACGCGGTCACAATTTCCCTATAGTTCTTTTTAAAAAAACAACGGCTTATGCCAGAGACCGGAGCATGGAGAGGTTTATGGATGAGTTGTGAGCCGGCGGGCGGAGAAAGATTCGGATGCGAAAACCAACATGGTTGATGAAGGACCTCATCGATCTGGAATATTTCCTTCAGCGCGATGCGCGTGAACAAGAGGAATCTGCCCAGGCCGCTCTCGCCGAACGGGATCGGGAGATCTATCTGCAGACGATCAGACCGGTGTACGGGGAAAAGGGGAAGGCGCCTCCGAAACAAATTATTCGATCGTGGCTGCAAGCGCGAAGGGACATGGAAACGGCTGCCCGCGAGCAGAAAGGGCCTTTGCCCGGGGAGGTGTTCGCCGATATCTACCGCCTCATGGGGTATGGATTCCTGATCCTAGGGATTTTTTCAGGGGGGGGACTGGCCTTTTCGCTGCTGAACTATCAAGGAACCGAACCCCTGAACGTCTCGCTGTATCTTGCAGGGCTGGTTCTCTCCCAGTGCCTGGCGCTCCTGTTTCTCATCGGCATCCATATCTTTCGAAGGATGCGCCGATCTCCCTTTCGCGGCTCGGTCATCTTCACCCTGGTCAGCGGCCTCATGACCAGACTGATCGTCAGGATAAAACAGGATGCGCTCAAAGGCCTTCAAGGCTCAAAACGGGGCAGCCTCGAAGCGGTCACCGGCCTCATCAGGGGGAAGAGACAGGTTTATGGCGCACTCTTTTACTGGCCTGTGTTTATCCTGTCCCAGATATTCGGCGTGGGGTTTAATGTCGGCGCTTTGGCGGCCACCCTCTTGAAGGTAGTGGGATCGGATATCGCCTTTGGATGGCAATCGACCATTCAGTTCAGCGCACAGGCCGTGTTCAGGCTGGTGAAGATTATCGCCCTTCCCTGGTCCTGGATTGTGCCGGCGGATGTGGCCCACCCGTCCCTCTCACAGATAGAGGGAAGTCACATGGTATTGAAAGAGGGGATCTACCATCTGACGACCCTCGATCTGGTCTCCTGGTGGCCCTTTCTGGCCCTGGCTGTTTTTACCTATGGTCTGGCGCCGAGATTGATACTGCTGGGGATGGGCCTTATCTTTCAAAGAAGGGCGCTTTCCCGGATCGATCTGGGTCATGCAGACTGTACCAGGCTGTTGCATCGGCTGACCACGCCTCGGGTCTCCACAGAGGGGCGTTTTCCGGCCCCTGCGGGATCCGGGCCCGGCGTGACGGATGCTGCCCTGCCGGCCGGGGTTCCGTCCCCGGATCCTGCAGAAGCCATGGTCCGGAAGTCTATTGTCGCGCTCATTCCCGACGATATTTTTGAGTCCTTACGGGACGGCGATCTAGAGAGCATCGTTTCCAAACGCCTGGGAGGTTCCATTGAGGAGACATTCAGGTTCGGTGAAGACGTCAATGGAGATGAGAAGATCTTCCGGGAGATCTCTCTCATGCGGCAAAAGGGAGTGCTGCACCACCTCTTGATCGTACAGGAGGCCTGGCAACCGCCCATCAGGGAGACCCTCCGCTTTATCCAGGACCTGCGGAAAGCATCGGGAGACACGACCATGATATGGGTAGGCCTCATCGGGAGGCCCAGAGGGGGGTCTGTTTTCACTGCGGTGAAAGCGGAGGAATGGAAGATATGGCATGGAAAGCTGACGGCACTGGGAGATCCCTATCTCGGGGTGGAGAGACTGGCGGCCGATGAGTGATGATCGTATTCCTGAATTTGCCATTGTGGGACATCCCAATGAAGGGAAGTCTGCGGTGGTATCCACGCTGGCCGAAGACGACACGGTTCGGGTCACCCCCTATCCCGGAGAGACCGTTGCGTGTCAGGCCTTCCCGGTTATCATCGATGGAAAGGAGATCATCCGCTTTATCGATACCCCGGGTTTCCAGAATCCGACAAAGACATTGACCTGGATGAAAGATTACCGGGGCGAGCCCGGAAATATCCTTCCCGCCTATCTCGAAACCCATGCCGGAGATCCGGACTTCAGAGATGATTTCAAACTGCTGGAACCGATCGCCGGGGGCGCCGGGGTGATCTATGTGGTGGATGGGTCCAGGCCGGTCCGGAACGTGGACCTGGCCGAGATGGAAGTCCTTCGCCTGACCGGACGCCCCCGCATGGCGGTCATCAACTGCAAGGAGGATGAAACCGCCTACCTGGAGACGTGGAAGGGCGAGTTTCGGAAAAATTTTAATGCGGTTCGGGTATTCAATGCCAATAAGGCGACCTATGCGGAACGGATCGAACTCCTTGAAAGCCTGAAGGGAATTGATCAGGATTGGGGACCGGCGCTGGAGAGGGTCATCTCCGCATTCAAGGAGGACTGGCAACAGCGCAATGCCCTGGCCGCTCAAATCATCTGCGATTTGCTGGAAAAGGCCCTGACCTATTCTGTTACCCGCTCTTTCACGGAAACCACCAGCGAAAAATCTCTCAGGGAGAGGCTCCAGAAGGAATATGCAGCCGCCATTGAAAAAATTGAAGAAAAGGCGCATCAAAAGATCCGGAAGCTCTTCAAGCACAACATCTTCAATTATTCCCTCCCGGCCCATTCCATTCTGAACGAAAACCTTTTCAGCAAAAAAACCTGGCAATTCTTAGGCCTTGCCCCGAGACAGCTGATTGCGGCGGCCGGAATGGCAGGAGGCGCCGCGGGCGCGGTTCTGGACATTGCGGCGGCCGGCCTGACCTTTGGCATCTTTACCGCAATAGGGGGTCTCTTAGGGGCCGGGTGGATGGGTCTGGGAGGGGGGAAACGCCTGGCGAGGATCAAAGTCAAGGGCCTGAGCCTGGGTGGTGAGCAGATCCAGATCGGGCCGATAGAAAACATCCAGTTTGTTTATGTCCTTTTGGACCGCGCCCTGATCTATTATTCGCACATCATCAACTGGGCCCATGGACGCCGGGATTTGCCCGTTGAGGAACATGGGCCCAAAGGGACGGACAAGGCCGGATTTACGGTGGAATGGAGTGACACAAATCGCAAGATCTGCCAGGCATTTTATGCTGCCATCCGCGGCAGTGACGATCAGCAGAAGACATCGTCACGGAAGGCCCTCTATGAGATGCTGGAACAGGTGTTGCTCGACATCTCCCGCAGTGAACAGCGGTACGGGGTGATCAGAAAGAGGTGATATGAGGCCCGATGTCAGGCTCAGGGCATGAATGAACCCTGCGGTCGGGCTGGAAGGACGTGGAACGCGGAATGCGGAAGGCGAGGGTCTCTCCCGTGATCCGGCACAATTGAAGAGCTGTGGGTGCAGGGATGGTAGAGAGAAGATCGGAACGGATTCAGGTGGTCGGGCTGGGGCAGGCATGCGTGGATTATGTGGGCCATGTCTCAGGGTATCCGGCCGAGGACAGCAAGACAGAGCTGGAAGGGTTGTTTACCAGTTGCGGCGGGCCCGCGGCCACGGCCCTGGTCACCCTGGCGCGATCCGGGATCCCCACCTCCTTTCTGGGAAGCATCTCAGATGATCCATTCGGCGTTCAGATCGTCGATACCCTGAAAAAGGAGGCGGTGGACACATCCTGTTTGAAGATAACCCCCGGCCTCGCCTCCCAGTTTGCGTTTATCGCCGTCACCAGGGGAGAAGGTCGGCGGACCATCTTCTGGCACCGCAGCAGCGCGCCCGAGCTCACCCCGGAAGAGGTGTCTCTGGATCCATTTTCCGATGCCCGGATCCTGCACCTGGACGGGTTGATGAAGGATGCCGGGAAGGCGGCGGCGCTACTCGCCAGGCAGCGGAACATGACCGTGGTAATGGATGCCGGGACCCTCAGGGAGGGAAGTCTGGATCTGGTGAAGCAGGTTGATGTGCTGATTGCATCGGAGGCATTTGGAGATTCCCTGGTCAACGGCCGCTCCTATGAAACGGCCCTGATGGAACTGAGGGCCATGGGACCGAGGGAGGCGGTGATCACCCTGGGGGTCAACGGTTCCATCGGGCTGGGCCGGGAAGGGTTTATCCGGCAGCCCGCATTTCCGGTGGCCGCAAAGGACACCACGGGCGCGGGCGATGTTTATCACGGGGCATATATCTACGGGTTGCTTCAGGCCTGGGACATGGCGCGCTGTATGTCATTTGCTGCTGCGGCTGCCGCACTGAAATGTCGACACGGCGGCGGATGGCGTGGGATTCCAACCGACCGGGAGATCGAAGGTTTCTTGGAGTCCGGTGAAGTTGAGGGCCGTTTCTGTTGACGAACCCCATTGGACAGCTTATTTTTTAGTCAATATCAATAAGGAGGTAGAAAATATATGGGTAACTGGTTCAAGACGACCCTTTTGCTGGGTGTCATGACGGCCCTTATTGTTTTTATCGGAGGTCTCTTCGGGGGTAAACAGGGGATGATCCTGGCCTTTGTTCTGGCCATGGGGATGAATTTCTTCAGTTACTGGTATTCAGACAAGATCGTTCTCAAAATGTACCGGGCACAGGAGGTGGGTCCCAACGATTTCCCCGGCCTCTACAATGCGGTGAGCCGACTGGCGCACACTGCGGGCCTCCCCATGCCCCGGGTCTATATCATCCCCGAGCAATCCCCCAACGCCTTTGCCACGGGGAGGGATCCTGAGCACGCGGTCATCGCCGTTACCGAAGGTCTGCTCAAGACCATGAATGACGAGGAGGCCACCGGCGTGCTTGCCCATGAAATGTCTCATATCAAGAACCGGGACATCCTGATCGGTTCCATTGCGGCCACCATGGCGGGCGCCATTATGATCCTGGCCTCCATGGCCCGCTGGTCGGCCTTCCTGGGAGGAGGATCCAGCGATGAGGAGGGGGGCGGCGGGCTGGGTACGGTCGGCCTGATCATCATGTCCATTCTGGCGCCCATCGCGGCCATGGTCGTTCAGATGGCCATCTCCCGGTCTCGGGAATATCTGGCCGACGACACCGGGGCGCAGCTTGCGGGGAATCCCGAAGGTCTGGCCAACGCCCTTGAAAAACTGGGGGCCGCATCCCGAAGGCTTCCCATGAGAGAGGCCAAACCGGCCACGGCCCACATGTTCATTGTGAACCCCCTGTCCGGGGGGAGCCTCATGCACCTCTTTTCCACCCATCCGCCCCTTGAGGAACGGATCGCCCGTCTCAGGGGGGGCAGTCCGGATCTGCCTGTTGAAACGGGGGAGGAGAACAGGGGTAAAAGACAGGCAGAGGCCATGTGGCGGCATCTGTCGGGAAAATAGTTTAGCAGCCGGTGAAGGGTCTCAGGAGGTTACCTATACGTTTTCATCAGCAGTCGAATAATTCTCAAGCAACTGGTGTATGCTCATCGCCCTTTCCATGAAGTTTTTCTCACCGATAAGGCGGATGGTCTTACCCGCATCCTCGCCGTCCTGAACCCGCAGGAGATTCAGATTTTCCATCATGGTGATGACGCTGGTGATTTGCGCCTTCCCTTTTGACAGGGCCTTCCATAGCGCCATAATGGTCTTTTCATAGGAAAGCTCTCGTTGGCCATGCTCCCAGAAAAGGTTCAGGATCTGGGCTACGCCCATGAAGATGTCCGGGTTTGTCGATGCCTTGTCCGTGGTGTCCTGCAGGCGGCGGGCAATGGCAATGAGACATGTGGAAATAAATTTGGGGGAATCTTTCATGCAGTTGTCGAAAACAGACTTGGGGATCTTGGCGATTTCCGAATCTTCAAGCGCCGTTGCCGTTGCCGTCCGCTTATGCGCTTCAAGAATGAGGGCCATCTCTCCAAATACGGACTGCTCCCGCAATACCGTCAGGACCACCTTTCTCCCCCTGGCCTTGACCGATATTTCAACCCGCCCGGCTTTGAGTACATAGGCAGCAGTCCCCTTGGACCCCTCGGAGAAGATAACGTCATTCTTTCTGTAGCGCTGCATTTGAAAGGCGGGATCTTTCAGGTCAACATCGGCACTGCAATTTTGCTTGATATAGTCTTCCAGCGGGGTAAAATTCATGTGTCTCCTCTGAGAATAGCGGCAGGCCTTTCAGAACAAACGGGAACCGGCTCCCTGGACTTCCGGGAGTGAATATAAGGGAATCAAGCTGTTGTGTCAATGCGGCGTCGCCGATCCCCCGGCCATTCTCCTTATGTTTGAAAAATGAATCAACCTGACATATCATTCAACGCTCACTGAAGAACGGGGATGCGGTCTTTCCTGAGGCTGACCGGGATAGGAGGCGACCGAAATCCGAGGTCAACTCAAGACAGCGAATTCAAAAGATATCTCATGGACAAGAGGAAAAAAACTTTGGCACGGACAATCGCTTTTATTTTGGAGGCGGTGGTGGTTATGGCCCTGGGAACCATTTTTTCCCAACTGCCAAAAACCATTGTCAGTCGCTTGAGCGCTGTTTCAGGAACGGTCTTGTTTAGACTCGACAGGAAGGACAGGAAACGGGCCTATCACAATCTGGATATTATGTTCAGTGAAGCGCCCCTGTCGCCCTTTGAAAAGGCCCGCATTGTAAAAGGGCTTTTTAAAAACATCGCCGCCCTCGCCTTTGAATATCTGCAATTGGATCGATTATATGCAGAAAACCTGGCGGTCTTTGTCAAGTCAGAA includes these proteins:
- the htpX gene encoding zinc metalloprotease HtpX → MGNWFKTTLLLGVMTALIVFIGGLFGGKQGMILAFVLAMGMNFFSYWYSDKIVLKMYRAQEVGPNDFPGLYNAVSRLAHTAGLPMPRVYIIPEQSPNAFATGRDPEHAVIAVTEGLLKTMNDEEATGVLAHEMSHIKNRDILIGSIAATMAGAIMILASMARWSAFLGGGSSDEEGGGGLGTVGLIIMSILAPIAAMVVQMAISRSREYLADDTGAQLAGNPEGLANALEKLGAASRRLPMREAKPATAHMFIVNPLSGGSLMHLFSTHPPLEERIARLRGGSPDLPVETGEENRGKRQAEAMWRHLSGK
- a CDS encoding cyclic nucleotide-binding domain-containing protein, with amino-acid sequence MNFTPLEDYIKQNCSADVDLKDPAFQMQRYRKNDVIFSEGSKGTAAYVLKAGRVEISVKARGRKVVLTVLREQSVFGEMALILEAHKRTATATALEDSEIAKIPKSVFDNCMKDSPKFISTCLIAIARRLQDTTDKASTNPDIFMGVAQILNLFWEHGQRELSYEKTIMALWKALSKGKAQITSVITMMENLNLLRVQDGEDAGKTIRLIGEKNFMERAMSIHQLLENYSTADENV
- a CDS encoding sugar kinase produces the protein MVERRSERIQVVGLGQACVDYVGHVSGYPAEDSKTELEGLFTSCGGPAATALVTLARSGIPTSFLGSISDDPFGVQIVDTLKKEAVDTSCLKITPGLASQFAFIAVTRGEGRRTIFWHRSSAPELTPEEVSLDPFSDARILHLDGLMKDAGKAAALLARQRNMTVVMDAGTLREGSLDLVKQVDVLIASEAFGDSLVNGRSYETALMELRAMGPREAVITLGVNGSIGLGREGFIRQPAFPVAAKDTTGAGDVYHGAYIYGLLQAWDMARCMSFAAAAAALKCRHGGGWRGIPTDREIEGFLESGEVEGRFC
- a CDS encoding GTPase/DUF3482 domain-containing protein, producing the protein MSDDRIPEFAIVGHPNEGKSAVVSTLAEDDTVRVTPYPGETVACQAFPVIIDGKEIIRFIDTPGFQNPTKTLTWMKDYRGEPGNILPAYLETHAGDPDFRDDFKLLEPIAGGAGVIYVVDGSRPVRNVDLAEMEVLRLTGRPRMAVINCKEDETAYLETWKGEFRKNFNAVRVFNANKATYAERIELLESLKGIDQDWGPALERVISAFKEDWQQRNALAAQIICDLLEKALTYSVTRSFTETTSEKSLRERLQKEYAAAIEKIEEKAHQKIRKLFKHNIFNYSLPAHSILNENLFSKKTWQFLGLAPRQLIAAAGMAGGAAGAVLDIAAAGLTFGIFTAIGGLLGAGWMGLGGGKRLARIKVKGLSLGGEQIQIGPIENIQFVYVLLDRALIYYSHIINWAHGRRDLPVEEHGPKGTDKAGFTVEWSDTNRKICQAFYAAIRGSDDQQKTSSRKALYEMLEQVLLDISRSEQRYGVIRKR
- a CDS encoding tyrosine-protein phosphatase, whose protein sequence is MRKHTCSAVLKKQLSVISGITLQRLGQDSVRICWDTERPEHGVAVYSASTPSVPVSGFNPVIRVAGTTRAEIRGLNPDLRYYFRVVPDGEKGRVIAERKVDLEGAFNFRDLGGYETTDGRRIRWGKVFRSDSLARLTQRDQAKVERLGLRLVVDFRTLNEVEKSPDLLPQSRSLSYLNLPITHGEFDFVGAVERIKKGDDTWLTPGFMKRGYLQNLDEFPHIWGEVIQRLTRPENRPLLFHCTGGKDRAGTCAALILLALGVPEETVIEDHQLSNIFIANLIKKVYARIAAYGVDPQKLSPYFTAPRECIVSLLGHLRETYGSPEDYLKKAAGLTGHSLNLLRQSLLE
- a CDS encoding DUF2868 domain-containing protein, whose translation is MRKPTWLMKDLIDLEYFLQRDAREQEESAQAALAERDREIYLQTIRPVYGEKGKAPPKQIIRSWLQARRDMETAAREQKGPLPGEVFADIYRLMGYGFLILGIFSGGGLAFSLLNYQGTEPLNVSLYLAGLVLSQCLALLFLIGIHIFRRMRRSPFRGSVIFTLVSGLMTRLIVRIKQDALKGLQGSKRGSLEAVTGLIRGKRQVYGALFYWPVFILSQIFGVGFNVGALAATLLKVVGSDIAFGWQSTIQFSAQAVFRLVKIIALPWSWIVPADVAHPSLSQIEGSHMVLKEGIYHLTTLDLVSWWPFLALAVFTYGLAPRLILLGMGLIFQRRALSRIDLGHADCTRLLHRLTTPRVSTEGRFPAPAGSGPGVTDAALPAGVPSPDPAEAMVRKSIVALIPDDIFESLRDGDLESIVSKRLGGSIEETFRFGEDVNGDEKIFREISLMRQKGVLHHLLIVQEAWQPPIRETLRFIQDLRKASGDTTMIWVGLIGRPRGGSVFTAVKAEEWKIWHGKLTALGDPYLGVERLAADE